TCGCAATCTTTAAGTCCTGGTTCAATCTCATCAAAACAACTGACTTCTGAACAAGGTTCTGAGTTGTATTGTAAGATTTTTGGGGCAATAAGACGAATATCAGTCGTTCCTAGAGTTTTAAGTGCTTGAATACCAGAGTGTGCCACACGTGAATGAATAATATCACCTACAATAGCGACTGATAAGTTTTCAAATGTTTTTTTGTGTTGGCGAATACTGAGCATATCAAGTAGTGCTTGGGTTGGATGAGCGTTAATACCGTCACCTGCGTTTAGAATGGAGACACCTTTTAGGTATTTTGCTACGTGGTGTGGTAAGCCATTTTGTTTGTGGCGAATCACAAACATGTCAATTTGCATGGCTTTAAGTGTTCGCATGGTATCAAGTAAGTCTTCATTTTTTTTGAGTGCTGAGTTAGCAAGGTCAACGTTAATAACATTAGCACTACTTCTCATTGCAGCAATTTCAAATGTGTTGCGTGTTCGTGTTGATGGCTCAAAGAATAAATTAGCAATGGACATATCATCAAGTGCTTTGGATTTTTTTAAGTTACCAGAGGCATCAATTAAGCTGTCAGCTTTATCAAGAATATGAGTTAAATGTTGTTTGGAAAGACCCTCAAGTCCTAATAGATGAATTAATTTACCAGAGTCGTTTAGTTGAATATGGTTACTAATTAAATCTTTTTTCATTGAGCCATGTTTGTAATATCAATTGTGATGATTGTTTGTCAACATTACCACGTTGTGCATTGTGATGATGATGATTGTATTTTAGAAGTTTTTTTGCTTCATTTGAGGATAAATATTCATCAATAAACTCAACTTCAATTTGGTAACGATTTTTTAATTTTTTTCCAAATGATTTGGCAATAAAAGTCATTATCTGTTCTTTTCCTTGTTGGTCAAATGGCAATCCTACAATAAATAGCTTAATATTATGACTATTAATAACTTCATCAAGTGCGATCCAATTAGTTGAATTGTTTTTATGATGTTTAATCACCGCAATACCTGTTGCTCGCATGGTTAAACTATTGGCTATTGCAACGCCAGTTCTTTTAGTGCCAATATCAAATCCTAAATAAGTATTAATATTCATCGTAGTTGTTGTAATAATTGATAGCCAACATAGCCATCAATCGGCAGGTTATTTGCTTTTTGGTATGCTCTTGTTGCGCAACGAGTTTTTTGTCCCGCTATACCATCAGGTTCACCTGCATTAAATCCAAGTTTATTTAGCGTGTTTTGAATGTATTTAATATTACTATTACTAATCGAAGGTTCGGTAATTGATTTCGCAAATAATTGATTTAAGCCTATTAAGCGATCAGATAAATGTCCTACAGATAGTGCATATAAAATTGAGCGATTCCACCTGAGAATAGCATGAAAATTTCGATAAATTAAAAATGCTGGGCCGTTATAACCCATTGGTAATATGAGAGAGGCTTGCATCATTGAGTTGGGGAGAGTAGCACCATTTATCATACGTATACCTAGTATTTGCCATTTATTTACTGTTTTTTTAGTATTTAAACTCGCTAGTTGGTAGTTAAAATCTTTAGGAATATTAACCTCACGCCCCCAACGTTCTCCTTGATGCCAACCAATATTTTTTAGAAAATATGCTGCACTGGCAAAGATATCTTCTTGTGTATGCCATAAGTCAATTTTTCCATCAAGATTAGCATCTATACCGTAAGTATCTACATTAGTGGGCATAAATTGTATACCACCCATGGCGCTTGCCCAAGATCCTTTGGCGTTCAAAGGAAGTTTGCCTTCATCGATTAGTTTAAGTAAAGTCAATAATTCATGGGTGAAAAATTCACGTCGTCGTTTATCAAAACTCAGTGTTGCGAGTGAGCGAATTATATTAATTTTTCCAACATTTTTACCATAATTAGTTTCCAAACCCCAAAGAGCTATAATAATATGAGGCGGTACGCCGTATTTTTTATGATTTTCTTGTAAAGATTTCTGGTATTGTTTAAGTTTTATTAAACCTTTATCAAGCTTATTCTGATTTACTCTTGAGTTTAGATAATGCCAAAAATTAAGGTTAAATTCTGCTTGGTTGCGGTCATATTCTAAGACTTTAGGATTTGGTGTTAAATCATTAAAAGCATTGTTAATTGTAGTTTGTGAAACACCTAATTGAATTGCTTTGCGGCGAATATCATTCAAGAATTGTGTAAAACTATGTGTATTAGATGTGTCTTTGGTATCATTTGTATACGCAGGTAATGTTAATAACAAACTGAAAATAAATTTTAACATGTCAAAATTATAATGTCTAAGGTGTTTATTGTTTTTATCTTTTTATTTTTAAGTTCTTGTGTTAGTGAAACAGTACAAACTATTATTGGTACAACCATGGGTACTGATTATAGTATCAAAGTTTTGAACACTCAAATCTCAAAGTTAATTATTGATAAACGTCTTAATGAGATTGAGAAAATATTTTCCACTTGGGATGAAAATTCCGAGCTTTCAAAATTAAACAGAGCGCCAATTAATCAATGGATAAAAGTATCAGATGAGTTGTTTTTTGTTTTACTCCAAGCAAAAGAAATATATAAGCAAACTCAGGGTTTTTTTGATCCTGGTATAGGTCGTTTAATTGATGTTTGGGGTTTTGGTGTTATTAAGACACAGGTAAAACCTAATAAGGAAAAGATAGATAAAGCACTAGCAATATCATCTATTGAGTATGTACATTTAGACGATTTACGAGTTAAAAAGCTTAAAGATATTTATATTAATTTATCTGCTATTGCTAAGGGTTATAGTGTAGATATTGTGGCAAATATGCTAATTCAGCAAGGACTTAAAAATTTTATAGTGGAAATTGGTGGTGAAGTAATGGCTCAAGGTCAGTGGACAATTGGTATTGAAAAGCCAAATAATAGCATGCCAATTGCTATTGAGTTGCAAAATTTAGCTATTGCTACTTCAGGAGATTATCGTAATTATCTTGTTTGGCAAGAAAAAAAATATCAACATATTTTAAATCCCAATACAGGATTACCTGCTAATACTGATCTAAGTTCTGTTAGCGTAATTCATAATAGCGCGATGATGGCAGATGCTTATGCAACTGCTATGATGGCAATGGGTAGTCAAAAAGCTAGAATATTAGCACAACAACTTAACTTATCAGTGGTGTTTATTTTGAATCAGTGGTACAATTTTGAAGTACTACAAATTCATTAAAATATAACCTTTATTATGGTGGTGTATTTATACTAAAACTTGTCAGTATTTTTTTGTGATTGATAAAAATAAAAATATATTTAGTCATATGTTACTTGTAGAAACGTTAAAGTTTAGAACTTTAGATGATTTTAGTTAGTTATTTTTGTTGAATATTGGTATTCATGTTGTTAGGATATTTATAACACTTGATTGTATTATATGATTATATGAAATCTATTAGACATTGGTTAAATGATTTTAATAAAAATTATTAATGGATATTTTACATGGTTAAGCTCTGGATTATACAAGGTAAAAGGATTACAGATAATAGTTGATAATGCTAAAAAATATAGAATATTATTAAGTAAGTGGTTATCTATATAATTATGTAGTATATTATGTAGATTCTAACAAAGTCTAATACTATAACTATATAAGTTATGGTTAAGACCTGAAAAACAGGATATTTGCCTAAAATGAAATAAATTGTATAATATACCTAATTTGTTTGATATTAAGTAAAATCATTGCTACGCATGTATATATCATGTATTTGATGTGCTTGTATATGGATAAACATCTGACTTAATGAGTTAGAAGAACAAGTTAATTGTCTAAAAATTTTAGGTGGAAGATTAGAATTATTGAAAAATTGAAACATTTAATAGATTTTTGATGAGTGGTTTATTCACAATTTTTGTGATTGGTGTAGGTGCAACTATTGGCGCTAGTATGCGTTATTATTTAACCCAATTAATGAATACCACACTTATATCTGACTTTCCTTATAGTACTTTGATTGTTAATATTTTAGGCTCGTTTTTGGCGGGTATATTGGTAGTTATTATATTAGAAAGAGCTACTTTACATGAGGCTTATCGGTTGATGTTGTTAATTGGTTTGACTGGGTCGCTAACAACTATGTCAACTTTATCTTTAGAGTCTATTAAAATGATTAGTTTTGGGAATTACAGTCAAGCAGGGTTTAACATCTTGCTTAATATTGTTTTATCTCTATCTGCTGCCGGCATAGGTGTGGTATTGGGTCGATATTTTTTGATTTCTCAGTAATGATTAATATTAATCATTTGTTCGATAACATTAAATAATTCACCTGCAATATTAAGATTAAACTGTTTGTCTAATTCACGAATACAGGTTGGACTGGTGACGTTAATTTCAGTAATGTAGTCACCAATTACGTCTAGCCCAACAAATATTAAACCTTTAGCTTTAAGAGTGGGAGAGATTTGACTACATAAATAATAATCATGTTTGCTTAAGGGTTGTCCAATGCCAATTGCACCTGCTGCTAAGTTGCCTTTAAAGTTACCTTTTGCGGGAATACGAGCAAGTGCATAATCAATCGGTTTACCATTAATCAATAAAATACGTTTGTCACCTTTGGTAATATCAGGCAAAAATTCTTGTACCATAATTGGTTTTTTACCATTGTTTGTTAAGCGTTTTAGCACTATATCTATTTTTATATCGTCTATTTTGAATTTAAAAATATCATGCCCCCCCATGCCGTCAAGTGGTTTAATAATAGCGGTATTTTGTATTTTGATAAAGGTTTTGATTTGCATTTGATTACTACTAATTAGTGTTTTTGGTATACAATGTGGGAAGTTTAAGGCAAATAGTTTTTCATTGGCGTCTCGTAAAGATTGTGGTTTATTAATGATTAATGTATTTTTATTTTCAGATTGTTCTAATAAATAAGTTGCATAAATATAGCTCATATCAAATGGAGGGTCTTTACGCATTAGAATAACGTTAAATTCATTAAGTGCCATTATTATATTTTTTTCTTTCTTAAACCAATGGTTAAGATTGTCATTAACTGTAGTTTTTGCACAATTAGCAAATACTGATCCATCTTGAGCAAATAAATCATAAGTATTAAAAGTGTAAATCTCCCAGCCTCGTTTTGATGCTTCTAGCATCATAGCCAAGGAAGAGTCTTTTTTTGGATTAATAGTGTTGATATTATCCATCAATACAGCAATTTTTATTTTTTTCATAATTCTTAATATTATAGTGTATAATTCACACCCTTTAGTGCGGGGTGGAGCAGTTTGGTAGCTCGTCGGGCTCATAACCCGAAGGTCATAGGTTCAAATCCTGTCCCCGCTACCAGTTAAGTACTTTTTTATTAACTTGGTTAATAAAAAGTTGATTTAAGACCCCATTTATAGGGGTTTTTTTATGCATATAAAGATAAAATTAATAGAAATATATGGCAAAAGTAACTGACAAAATTACCCATTTAATTGAACCTGTTATTGAAGGTATGGGTTATGAATTGGTGGGCATTGAATATGTTGCTATTGGTAAACATAGTATTTTGAGAATTTTTATTGATACAAATAAAAGTATTAGTGTTAATGATTGTGAAATAGTCTCTCGTCAATTGAGTAGTATTTTTGATATAGAAGAGCCGATTATTGGCCAATACAATTTGGAAGTTTCATCTCCTGGTATTGAGCGCCCATTATTTCATAAGGGGCATTATCAGCGTTTTTTAGGTTTTAATGTTAAGTTACATATGTTTAGGCCGATTAGCGGTCAAAGCAATTTTTTTGGCGTTATTAGTAGTGTTAGTGAGATTAACAATACGATTGAGTTGGTTAGTGAATTAGGAACAATTATTTTAGATATTGATTTGATTAAAAAAGCAAATTTAGTGGTTGATTTTTAAGCTCAATTAGGTAACTTGGGTAATGTAGGAGAGTAAAGTAATGGACGGTAAAGAATTATTTTTAATGGTTGAGGCGATTTCGAACGAGAAAAATATCTCTAAAGAAGAGGTGCTTGAGTCGTTAGAAAAAGCATTAGCTATTGCGACAAAAAAACGAAATAATATTGATGCATATGTTGAAATTAATAGACAAACAGGCGAGTTTTTAACCTTTAGACAGTGGATGGTTGTGGCAGATGGTGAATTATTTGTTGATGATGATGGCACTGAGTTTGATTTAGAATTACATATTTATGAAAAAAACACGGACGGTTTAGTGGTTAATGATTATATGTGTAAGCCAATTGAGACACAAGAGTTTGGCCGTATTGCGGCACAAATTGTTAAGCAAGTAATTATTCAAAAGGTTCGTGAAGCAGAAAGAGAAGTGATTGTTAATGATTTCTCCTCACGAATTGGAGAGGTTATTATGGTTACGGTTAAACGTGTTGATAGAGGCAATATTTATGTTGATATGGGCGGTGTTGATGGAATGATCCCTAAATTTGACTTGATTCCTAATGAGTCAGTACGTAAAAATGACCGTTTAAGAGCTTATATTAAAGAAGTAAAGTCTTCTATTCGTGGCGTGCAAATTTTTCTATCACGTAGTGTGTCTGAAATGATGATTGAGTTATTCAAAATGGAAGTGCCAGAAATTTCTGCAGGTGTGATTGAAATTATGGGTGGTAGTAGAGACCCAGGTTTACGTTCAAAATTAGCAGTTAGAGCTAAAGATAAACGTATAGATCCAATTGGTTCTTGTATTGGTATGCGTGGTGCGCGTGTTCAGGCGGTATCGAATGAGCTAAATGCTGAGCGTGTTGATATTATTCTTTGGGATGAAGATCCTGCACAATTTGTTATTAATGCAATGGCACCTGCTGAGGTGAGTTCAATTATTGTTGATGAAAATAAACACTCAATGGATATTGCAGTTGAGGATGAGCAACTAGCATTAGCTATTGGTCGTGGTGGCCAAAATATTAAGCTTGCTTCTCGTTTGACTGGTTGGAAACTAAATGTGATGTCAACAATTCAAGCTGACGAAGAGCAAGTACAGGAGATGCAAAAAATTAGCGATAAGCTTGCTGATCAATTAGGTGTTGATTCTGAAGTAGCTGGTGTATTGATTGAAGAAGGGTTTGACAGTGTGGATGAGTTAGTTGATGCAGATGCGCAAGTTTTAGGAAATATAGAAGAATTTGACGCATCAATGGTTGAAGAACTTCAAGAGCGTGCATCAGATGCACAATTAGTACAAGCTTTGGGAGATGCAGAAGCTTCTGAAATACTTATGAGTGTTGAAGGTGTTAATGAGGATTTGGCAAGTGTATTAATTGAAGTAGACATTTTTACTGTTGATGATTTAGCGGAGTTGTCTATTGATGAATTGCTGGATATCCAAGATATGGATATTGAAATAGCATCAAGTATTATAATGACCGCAAGAGAAAATGAAGGATGGTTTGATTAATTGAGAATGATAATTTATTTTAAGTTAATAATTATAAAAATAGGCAAGTATTATGGCACACACGGTTCAAACACTCTCTAAACTATTGAAAAAGACACCTGATGAGGTAGTTACAATTCTAGCGAATGCTGGTGTTGATGGTAAAAATTCAGACTCTGTTATCTCAGCAGAAGAAAGAAAAATATTAATGAGTAGTCTTTCAAAGCGTCCAATTAGAAGGTCTAGTATGTCTATTTTTCGTAAAGCAGGTACTAAGCCCAATACCGTTTCAGTGAGTGATGTTAAAGTAAAAGTTAGGTCAAAACGCTTGACACAGCCAATTACAATGATTGATGAACAGTCTAAAGTTATTTCTAACGAAATGGCTAATGCTGCTTTAGCTGCCTTGGATGCTGGTCGTAATGCAGATGAAATATTATTAGCCCAAGATGCTAGGCGTTTGGAAGTGGTGCGTTTGCAAAAATCTCAAGTAGAGGAGGGGCTAGAGATCCAGAGAGAAACGATTAAAAAAGTGCAAGAGAAAGAAGCTGAAAAGAAAGTTGAAAAACTAAAAACGGTAGACAAGCCTAAAGAAGGTAATAAACCTAAACGCTTACGTAATACTTCTAGTGATAATAATACTCGTAAGCAACTTCATGTCGCTAGACATAATCCCAATCGAAAATTAAAGAAAAAAGATAGAACACATTTATCACAAAAAATACAAGCAGAACAAGCGCAACATGCTTTTCAAAAACCTATTGAAAAAGTAATTCATGAAGTTGCTATTGTTGGCAATATCAAGGTAACTGAACTTGCACAAAAGATGGCTACTAAAGCTGGTGAAGTGCTTAAAGTGTTAATGAGTATGGGAGTTATGGTGACATTGAATGATGTAATTGACCAAGATACTGCCCTGTTAGTTGTAGAAGAAATGGGCCATAAAGGTATTATTAGTGTTGAAGAAACCATTGAAGATGTATTAATTGAACAGTTAAAATCTAACGAGCATAAAAGTACTAGACCTCCTGTTGTAACTATTATGGGTCATGTTGATCATGGTAAGACCTCACTTCTAGATTATATTCGTCAAACCAAAGTAGCGCATGGTGAAGTTGGCGGTATTACACAACATATTGGTGCTTATCAAGTTCAGTCAGATGGTAATGTTATTACTTTTATTGACACACCAGGACATGCGGCGTTTTCAAAAATGCGTTTTCGTGGCGCTAATGTGACTGATATTGTTATTTTAGTGGTGGCTGCTGATGATGGCGTTATGCCACAGACAATTGAGTCTATCAAACATATACAAATTGTTGGAGTACCTATGATTGTTGCAATTAATAAGATAGATAAAGAATGTATTGATGTTGATAAAATCAAGCAAGTCCTTTCAACATATGATGTGATCTCTGAAGATTGGGGTGGTGATGTTATAATGGTTCCTGTATCAGCTCATACTGGCGAAGGTGTGGATGCTTTATTAGATGCTATTTCACTTACTGCCGAGATTTTAGAATTCTCGGCAGTAAGTGAAGGTCCAGCGCATGGTACTGTACTAGAAGCACGTCTTGAAAAAGGTCGTGGTAAGGTGACCACTATTTTAGTACAATCAGGTACATTGAATAAAGGAGATATTATGATTGCTGGATTTGAATATGGCAAAGTTAAACAAATTTCGGATGATAAAGGTAAAATACTTAAATTAGCTATGCCGTCAATGCCTGTAGAAGTGTTAGGTTTGTCTGGTGTGCCCAACTCCGGTGATGAGGTAATAGTTGTAGGTAGTGAAAGGAAGGCTCGTGAGGTGGCTAATTTCAGAAAATCTAAAGACCGTGAAATGCAGTTGCAGAAACAGCAAGCATCGAAAATGGAAAATTTTCTAATGAAAATGGAAAAAGGTGATATTTCAACTGTTAATGTATTGCTTAAAGCGGATGTTAGAGGTTCAACGCAAGCATTAATTGAAGCATTAGAAGAATTATCAACGGATGAGGTTAGAGTGAAAGTAGTATCAAGTGGTGTTGGCGGTATTAATAATACTGATATTACATTAGCAGCAACTTCTAGCGCTTTAGTACTTGGTTTTAATGTACGTGCTGATGCTGTTGCACGTAAAACAGCTGACAACGAAGGTGTTCGTATTGAATATTACTCAATTATTTATAACTTAATTAATGATGTTAAGGCTATTATGAGTGGGTTACTCAGCCCAGAATTGAGTGAAAATATTATTGGTATTGCCTCTGTTAAAAATATATTTAAATCTCAAAAAATGGGTGATATTGCTGGGTGTATGGTGGACGAGGGTACGGTTAAACGTGATAGCCTAATTCGAGTATTACGTGATAGTGTAGTTATCTTTGATGGTAAACTGGAATCATTAAGACGTTTTAAAGATGATGTTAATGAAGTTAAGTCAGGTACTGAATGTGGTATTGGTGTACTTCATTATACAGATGTACAGCCAGGTGATCAAATAGAAATCTTTGAACGTGTTGAAAAGGCACGTATACTTTAAGTTTTATATAAGTGTTAGAACAAGTTTCTTATAGAGTGGAAAGAATTAACGAATTAATTCGTCGTGAGTTGACGTTATTGTTAAGAACTTCTATTAAAGATCCAAGGTTATGTGACATGATAATTACTGATGTATTGATAAGTCGTGATTTAAGTAGTGCTAAGGTTTTTTATACGGTTATTAAAGAAGACAAAAAAATGATTGAATTACTACTTGATAAAGCCAGTGGCTTTTTTCGTATACATTTATCTAAAACAATTGATCTTCGTCACACACCTGTACTTAGGTTTATCTTTGACTCTTCGCCTAACACAGGAATAAGAATTGAACAACTACTATCTAAATTGTAAAAGACTATTACATTAACTATTATATGTTAAGGCGTAATTCAAAAGGTAGAAGTATTAATGGTATTGTTCTATTAAATAAAGATATTGGGTTGAGTTCTAACACTGCCTTACAAAAAGTAAAACGACTTTTTTTTGCTAAAAAGGCTGGACATACAGGTGCACTAGATTTTTCTGCTAGTGGTATTTTGCCAATTTGTTTAGGACAAGCTACTAAAATTGCACAGTTTTTACTAGAAGAAGATAAACGTTATTTTGTGCGTGGTAAGTTGGGGCAAATAAGTGATACTGGTGATTGTGAAGGTAGCATTATCAAAACCCAACCTTTTGAACATTTAAGTGATAGTGAAATTGCTAAGGTAACTGCAAGTTTTAAAGGTAATATTTTTCAGATTCCTCCTATGTATTCAGCACTTAAAAGAGATGGACAGCCATTGTATAAGCTTGCTAGACAAGGCATAGAAGTAGAAAGAGAGTCTCGTCTAGTTACCATTTATAAAATTATCTATCTTGGATATAAAAACGGTATACTTTCACTTGAAGTAACGTGTTCTAAAGGTACTTATATTCGTACTTTGATAGAAGATATTGGAAAAAAATTGAGTTGTGGAGCTCATGTTGTTGAGCTTAGGCGTACAGGTTTTGCACATATTGATATCAGTCAAACCTTAACATTTTCTGAACTTGAAATTTTATCATCTAATGGTTATCAAGCACTAGATGATAAAATACTTGCCAGTGAAGATATGTTATTAAACCTTGAAGGTGTTTATCTGAGTAAGGTCCAAAGTGTGGATATAAAATTTGGTAGAGAAATCCAGACAGATAAGCAAGGATTACTTAAAGTGAAGTTATTTAATGAGAAAAAACAATTTTTTGGTATTGGACAATGTCAAGGAAATGGAATAATTTTACCAAAAAAATTATTTGTATGAGCACAAAAAAAAGATACACTAGTTGGTAGTTGCTTTAATAAAAGTTCAATATATTCCATCAAGCGCGATAAAAGTTTGCGCGAAAGTGTTTTTAATTATGAAAATTTTTTAATTATATTACTATTTAGATAGGTCATTCTATAGTTGACTGTTTTTATTGATTAAATAAAAGCATATATTGTTTGTTGATTGAGTTACATCATTGTTGTATTGTTATTTGATCCGTTTAATGTTGAGATAAATTTAGCAGATTATTTGTTAAAGTATAAATATGTTGATTTTTATTTTAAAAAAATTAGTTTTTATGAAAAAGATAAATTTATTAAATGTATTTATTTAATGTTTACAAAAAATATTAAATTTTTGTCTTGTTCTCAATTTGTCATATAAAAATCAAAAAAATGTAATAGTTATTACATGAGATTAATTTGTATCAATGTTGATTAATGATTATAGTCTATAAATTATAGCACAACAAATTTAAGTAATTTATTACGGAATACTTATGAAGGTTTTAGTTATTGGTGGTGGTGGTCGTGAACATGCTTTGGCTTGGCAGTGTAGCAAATTTGATACAGTAAGTAACGTGTTTGTTGCTCCTGGTAATGCCGGTACACAGTTAGAAAGTAAATTGACTAATATTAATATTCCTACGGATGATATAGTAGGTTTAATTAATTTTGTAAAAAATAATCAAGTAGATTTAACTATTGTTGGCCCTGAAGCGTCATTAGTAATAGGTGTAGTTGATCATTTTCAATACGAAGGATTAGCAATTTTCGGACCAACTAAGGCTGCTTCTCAACTTGAGTGGTCTAAAGTATTTTGCAAGTATTTCTTAGATCGTCATAATATTCCTACAGCACATTATGGTGTATTTACTGAAATAGATCTTGCTATCGAATATGTTAAGAGTAAAGGTACACCTATTGTAATTAAGGCTGATGGTTTAGCTTCTGGAAAGGGTGTGATTATTGCTCATACAC
This sequence is a window from Candidatus Vesicomyosocius sp. SY067_SCS001. Protein-coding genes within it:
- the rbfA gene encoding 30S ribosome-binding factor RbfA, giving the protein MERINELIRRELTLLLRTSIKDPRLCDMIITDVLISRDLSSAKVFYTVIKEDKKMIELLLDKASGFFRIHLSKTIDLRHTPVLRFIFDSSPNTGIRIEQLLSKL
- the truB gene encoding tRNA pseudouridine(55) synthase TruB — translated: MLRRNSKGRSINGIVLLNKDIGLSSNTALQKVKRLFFAKKAGHTGALDFSASGILPICLGQATKIAQFLLEEDKRYFVRGKLGQISDTGDCEGSIIKTQPFEHLSDSEIAKVTASFKGNIFQIPPMYSALKRDGQPLYKLARQGIEVERESRLVTIYKIIYLGYKNGILSLEVTCSKGTYIRTLIEDIGKKLSCGAHVVELRRTGFAHIDISQTLTFSELEILSSNGYQALDDKILASEDMLLNLEGVYLSKVQSVDIKFGREIQTDKQGLLKVKLFNEKKQFFGIGQCQGNGIILPKKLFV